Below is a genomic region from Falco naumanni isolate bFalNau1 chromosome 2, bFalNau1.pat, whole genome shotgun sequence.
ACAGGGTATTTTCTACAGAACAATAATTTATATAATGTCCTTGTAAAAATCTGTACCTTTAAAACATTAAACTGAAACATCCATTTTATAGCATTTGCTAAGCAAATTATTTAAGAATTAAAACTAACCTGTAACTAATGTCAGTACATTaacaataatttcattttctctttatacagacaaatacattttacaaaatCCACTTGACCAAACccttaattattaaaaaaaaaaaaattcaacattgtgctttaaaaaaaaaaagtgtgtatgATTCCAGGCTAcgtaagagaaagaaaatgtgtaaaattGTGTTCTTCGTCTTtcagcttatttaaaaaataaagttcaaaaTGGCTAACATCCTCAGCGATGACACGGGAATTTATGCAGATTTTGTACAATTTTCAGGTTTCCAGTTAGAAAATGCTTGAAGgtaagaggaggggaaaaaagtggcaGGAGGGTACTTTGCAAGACACAAATGGAAAATCTCTACTGGGTTTTACTGCGTCTGATTTGGCAATCAGTAGGCAACAGGCAGACGGCTACGGCCATGTACAAAACCCACTGATTCACCGGGGATTTCAATGAAGGCACAGTGCAGCACATCTAGGTATTACGTGCTAAGGGGCCACGGCCTCTTAGCAGTATTATACAAGAGCACGTTGGACAAATCTGGGGGCACTAGCAAGCAggcatcaaaagaaaaaaacatcataCAATAAAGGTAGTGACACGGCATTTGACTCTCCTGAACTGCAAATCAAACACGAGTATTTTGGCTCACAGTGAAACAGAAGGGCTGAGCGACAGGAGCAGGGCTcggtaacaaaacaaaatacaaaaggcTTCAAAGACACACATCTGCAAGGAAACCTCTGTCCCTTTATCACTCCAAACCTGACATCACCACTAGAAGTCCTGTTTGACTTCAACAGGACGTTTACCTGCCCAGAAACAAGAGCCAACACTGGGCCAGCCTCTGAACCCTTCCTCCTTTGGGAACTGCTGGTTACACATCTATCCTCATCTGGCAGGCAGCCGGGCCCGAATTTCTGCAATCTGTCCTCAACCAGTGGCTTCAGTGGGAATTTGAGCAAGGGGAGCGGGGCCTGGTCCTAAAATCTGGCACGTAATtaaacagtttgtttttttcacttcacGGTTGTTGTTAAGGTGCGTGACTTCGTGCCTGGTACATTTATGCTGCAATTAGCAAATGATATGGCACTATTTTATAATAGTCTTCAGGTGGCAAAATTACATGTAATAATTGTAATGTTCTCCCAGCTGTTTataaacagattaaaagaaCCAGGTTAATTCTGGATACTGTACTAATTAATAAGCAACAGATTAACACAGCTGCTAACAGCTCAGGAAAAACACTCAATTTAGAAACAGTCCTGTTACTATCATTAAGTTACTTTTCTTATTAAGGATATCTACATTAAAACATCTCTACTCCTTATGAACACATCtgctcccctccatccccctctGAAGCTCTCTCTCACTGTAAAGATCTCACTTCCAAAATCGAGGCACCTCTTGGACTTAAATTTCATTCTAAAACAACTCACAATCAAAAATGTGACTTGAACCACAAACAGCTCTTTCAACGAAATACTAATACACATAAAAGCATTAAGTTTGAAGTACGTTTACCAGCACGTACAGACAGTTGTGACCCATTAACTCTGCAAATGGAACAGTATTTTACGTTTCCAACATTAAGACAGTAGTAAATCgtaaaaacccaaaccatttgtAACACGCAAAACCTTCCAAAGACAAAGAAGCACAGAACAATAAATGTAATATTTGAGCATACTTTCAAAATTGTCAAAGATAGGTAACAAATGCcccaaaccttttttttaaaacttcttctCCCTGAAACCTGAAGTAAAATGCAGAATGGTTTTCTGCAATAAAGTTAGAAGTGTAACTCCTCAAATGGAAAATAGTTAACCTGCCACAAAGTCTGTATAGTCAAAACAAGACAATCAGGTGGGCCCTAGTGACTTTTACCTTCAACATCACAATTCCCCATTTTATACACACTTCTGACAATTTTATCAAGagaaatttgatatttttaaaattcacgACAAAACTGCATTAACATGGACACTGTGAGTATCAACGAGGTCAGTAAGATAAATATACTTAAATAAACTATTACGGTTGAAAAATTCAGTAAGAGACAGGGTTTACTTTATTAAATGCAACTTTATTGTTGccatcttttcttcatttattaaaCAAACTGAATAGAATTCAGAACACGCTATTGAACAAAAGGTATAAAAGTCAACTAGAAGCAATAATCCTATTTTTATACAGCAACAAATCAAATGCACagtatgtttttttttgttgtttttttgtgtgtgatcGCAGGTGATTGGCTTTAAAATAAGCTAACTGCCTGAAAGGCAAAATTCCTTTATAATTCCAGCCATAAGTCTGTGAAAGAGACTTTAAGGCAGCCCAACATCTTTATGATGCCGCATAATGTGCTGGTTCTTCTCTGAAGGCCTTCGGAAACCTTTCTTGCAATACTCACAACGGTGAGGGTAGTCTTTTGTATGAATGGAAATAACGTGGCGTTTGAAGCCTGAGGCGTCTGTAGTACTATACTCACAGTACTCACACTGATAAACTTTCCTGCCACTGtgtgttttcatgtgttttttcagCTCGTTTTGTTGCCTAAAGCCCTTTCTACATCTCTTGCACCTGAAAGGAAGATCCTTTGTGTGAACTGAGAGTATGTGGCGACTCAGAATGAATGGATCTGCAATCTTAAAGTCACAATGTCTGCACTGGTGCAATTTTTTACCCTTGTGAGCTGCCACATGTTTTTTCAGTTCCGAAGGCCTATGAAAGCCTTTATCACACATATCACACTTATGAGGATAGTCTTTTGTGTGGACTGAAATTATGTGTCGTTTCAGATCACTTGAGTTTGAGCTCTTATGGTCACAATGCAAACACTGATGTGTTTTACTTTCTTGATGCATAAGCGTATGCTGCTGTAGCTCTTTGGTATCTGGAAAAGTCTGGAAACAAATATCACACTTGAATGGCGTTTCCTTACTGTGTTTAGTCTTTACATGAGTTTTCAAGTTAGAAGAGTCGGCAGATCGGTATTCACAATATTGGCACTGGTACGGTTTTTCACCAGTGTGGATTCGCATGTGCTTCTTGAGCTCTGATGGATGGCGAAATCCTTTGCCACACTCCACGCAAATATGAGGAAAGTTCTTGCTGTGGACAGCTAAAAGGTGATGACTCAGTAATCCTTGTTCTGCTGTCTCATAATCGCAGAATTTGCACTTGTGCATTTTATTAACTCCTTTGTCCCTGTGCACCATCTTGTGCGTGAATAAAGTTCCTGCATGAGAGAAGCTTTTCCCACACTCATCGCACTCAataagcttttctgttttgttggtCAGCTTATGACTCTCCAAGTGGTTAtgtaaacttatttttttattcgTAGTGTAATCACAGTCTGTgcatctgtatttcttcttagTAAGAAGGTGCTCTGGATGGTTTTTCATGTGCCTTTTCAAGAAACCTCTAGATTTAAACTTCTTTCCACAAATCATGCAGGGGTAGACTGTCAATGGATGACCATCAGGGCCAATGATTATtgctgaaaaacaacaaaaaaaccttcatcAATAATACACAACAATATTACACTTCAATAGAAGTTGTATTTCAACCTTAACAATAAGGTTAATTATTAAGATAAGATGCGTAACGCTTTACTATGTAATAAACAAGCTTGTTACTGGGTTAGGtagaagaaatggaaggaattactacttcatttttattattagcagaaaggaaatactgttttttgaTAGAGACAACCAAAGCGTAACCCAGCTGTTCTTCACCTCAAATAATTCTACTCTGAAAGACTGAGTTCACACATTAAATACAGACAGGAACTGACACTGGTGCAAAGAACAGCAGCCAACACCGAGTATTGCATAGTAAGCATAGCACATGattttccttcactttccaTGAATCTGTAGATAAAAGTTTAATTTGGCAGCTTAATCACCAACCACTGACTACATTTCACGTCCCCAAACTAACACCTCCTTCTTGTGCCATCTGTCACAGTTAAAATCCGAAGAGGTATCAAGCAGGAATCAATGAGAACACATTTCACATAAGGGCACCTCAACGCTTTGGAACTTATTTGCACTCATCCATCAGCCCGATTTGTTTACCCTGAATTGGTCTAGGCATGCTAAAaagttctgttttccaaaaatgttttagaaggAGAACTGAGTAGGTAGGTGGaaatagaaaaagcaaactttaaGATTAAAATTTGCCTGGTGTTCTGATTCAGTGCTAGACAAGGAGAACTCCTACAGTTAAGTCACAACTTGGAAAGAAACTGTTAGTGTCATTTAAGGCAAGGCTACTGAAGAAAACAGCCATGTGCTTTTTCAACTTCATCAGACCAAAGCATTCACACCATAACATGGTAACAGCAGAAACCAAAGAATGCCAAAGCAGCACATCTGTTCTTACAGATACAAGTAAGAACTCTGGTGTGAGTGTCAAGGCAATTTATTtcacaatgaaaacagaaaaaggtatAGATGTTACACTACCAAATGTAATATATAATGTTTAGATTTTCCAGTTAGCTTATTAGGctgataaaatgaaatgtattattCTATGTATTTTCAATAAAGTCAAAAagggtttttaaaaagtactatTACAGAGCACTGTTTATCTAACatcaccttttaaaaagtttaaataaacattaaaattggCATGGCAAATTaagtatatacatttttaacCTTTTGCTATGACACTGATTTTCTCCTATGTCAGAGAtggtttcctttaaaaacaccacccacaacccaaaccaactatttatataaaaaacttaaaaatacaatatGCGCTCATTTATGAGGTAAAAGTGTAGTCAACAAAATAGTTCCCAAAATAACCACCATTTTTTATAAGACACTGCACATGCTACCAGCAAAGAACATTTGTTCATGAATAAGCACCTGGAGGAATGAGAGTAAGGCCAGCCACCAGATACTCACCTGTTTGATACTGCCTAGACTCAggtctcctttttttctttggtttttgcTTCGCCAGTCTCCCAAGTCCAGCTGACTCATCTATGTGCAAAAGAGCACTTGCAGTGCCATTCCGACTTTCAATGCCATCATTATTATTACcttagaaaagttaaaaaaagttacCTACTGTCATCACTCTACAAATTATTCGAGCAACAAACTCTACAATGATAAGAACAGAAATTATGAACCATTATCTGGACATTTAATCAAACCATAATAATGTACAGGATGAGCTGCAAAACTTTGTATGTAACTTATGGAATATGTTTGGCATTATGAACCTGGAAGCACTGCCTTTGCCAACCTACTTTTACAGGAGTACACAATTTACAGGAATTAATGGTTTTCCATTTCACAAAGAGTTCTCCTTTAAATGCAGGGGGGGTTTGCATTTCTCTGGCTGCTAATTATGCCCAAAATGTTTTAACATCAGTAAACAACAGCATGTTGCAGTATTTACTGTGcctgattttcttctcagtccTGAAATACATTCCTGCGTGAGCTCCCACTCGCTTCTGGACATCTGAATTCACCTGACTGAAGTTTCTCATAGACCAAGTTTCAGAACTGGAACTGCAATCAAAGAATCATTCTGAACAGCTCATAAATTTGCACACAAAGTACACTACTTAATATCTGCACACCTAGTACACTTACAAATTCTTTCTAGTGGGAACAAAGAACATGTTCAGTATTGTGTAATAGAAAGAAGGAAGCAATTGTTTGCCTCACAGAGCTTCACGTTTAATACACAAATGCTATCACTGGATgtaaaacaaacatgaaaattacaactaaatatatctatatattcGGGGAGGTATTTACTGGCAATCAGTTTAACCTTGGTGATTTAAGGGCCTAAGTAAAGTTTAATAATAAATTTCGTGGTTAAGTTTTTACTGAATCAATAGAAAGCAACAGTTTCTAGTCAAAGCGAAGCTcacaagacagacagaaagactgAAGTGGAAGAAAGTTCAACATGCTCAATAACTGTTCCCTTTGTAGAGTGCTGAGAATGAATGAATATTCGTGATTAACGTAAGAGGACTCAGAGCCAGGCAGGCAAGTGCAGAGCCTGAAGATTTTGATCTATATGCTAGCTCAAGTGTTGAACAGCAAACGTGACAAGTGACAAACGTTGAAAGCAAAAACCTGTTTCACGTCTTACATGTAGAAGCTCAGTTTGCAACAGGTGCATGAACAGTCCTAGAGTGCAACACAAAACAGGCCTCAAACATTTTCTAATACTagaataaaactgtaaaaacttGCTGGAATATAAAGCACAGTGGGACTGGGCTTTGCTATAATACAGCAACCAAACAAATTTCCCATTTCAAGATGCCATTGTTACCTGTTCTTAAACCCTCTTTAAATGCAGAAGAGTTCCAAGAAATGCAGACAAACCTCTGCCATTTTCATGGCTTTatgctttattatttcttccccttcctgccACCTCTCACCTTGCGTGCTAGGTTGCTTACTGCTGACAAAACAGTCAATTCCACCGTTGCCCACATTCTTAAATTCTCATCTCAATTCCATCTCCCCGTTCTTAATAcactcttctcctcctcctcctccaaaatGACTGAATGTTTAGTCTACAACTGTTGTTTCAAGTTcacttcatttcatttttaagtccCTCTCAACCTGGCTTCTGTCCTTTCTGCTCCACTGAAACTGTGCTCACCGCTGTATGGCCAAAGATAAGGCTCTGGGTATGCTACCATCCATCTCCGAAACAACTTTGAACACACACTGCTCCCTGAAAGCTTGCCCTCCCTTGACTTACATCCCTGTTTCCAGCCCCCATCGCATCCTCAGCACTTCCCTGCCATTCACCTCGCTGGCACCATCACCACAATCCACACCACACAGACATATAACCTAAGTTTTGTCCTCTACTCCactatttcttctgctttgtttagGAGAAAAGGGCAATATGGAAACATTTCTAAGATGAGATTTTGGTCTACCAGTTTACGTAATCAGTTTGTGCACCAGTTGGTGCTCAGATACTAACAATTAAGAAAACTGGGTTTGCATACTGGAAATATTCTCAAGGTTCTGCTATAATTTTAAGATGTCTCCCtccagcttctttttttgttgatgAATTATTTCCATTAGTGAAATCACATATTTATATGTTCCTTCTAGAAAGCACTTATATCAAGCTAGAGGTCAGTGTTGCTTTTCACTGTTACATATTCCCATCTGCTTCCCCTttgacaaataaaaatattcagttctATTCCCAAGACAGCTATTACTGGGTCCTAAAACTCTAAAGGACAGATGTACTTGAGATGcaatttttcagctgaaaactcaTCCACATCatgaaaatataaaggaaaatgcCTGTTAAAATAGGAGTAAGAAGCAGCCTGCCTTATAGGTTCTcgtcttctctttttaaagctCATTATGCCAAGAAACCATTCTTACactaaaactttaaaaagaaacacaa
It encodes:
- the ZFX gene encoding zinc finger X-chromosomal protein isoform X1 encodes the protein MDEDGLELQPHEPNAFFDPTGADAAHMDGDQIVVEVQETVFVSDVVDSDITVHNFVPDDPDSVVIQDVIEDVVIEDVQCPDIMEEPDVSETVIIPEQVLDTDVAEEVSLAHCTVPDDVLASDITAEAMSIPEHVLTSESMHVPEVGHVEHVVHDNVEEADIVTDTLGTDVVSEEVLVADCASEAVIDANGIPVEHQDEKGNCEDYLMISLDDAGKIEHEGSAEITMEAESESGSCKVDGICPEVIKVYIFKADPGEDDLGGTVDIVESEPENDHAVGLLDQNSSIRIPREKMVYMTVNDSQHEDEDLNVAEIADEVYMEVIVGEEDAAVAHEQQIDDTEIKTFMPIAWAAAYGNNNDGIESRNGTASALLHIDESAGLGRLAKQKPKKKRRPESRQYQTAIIIGPDGHPLTVYPCMICGKKFKSRGFLKRHMKNHPEHLLTKKKYRCTDCDYTTNKKISLHNHLESHKLTNKTEKLIECDECGKSFSHAGTLFTHKMVHRDKGVNKMHKCKFCDYETAEQGLLSHHLLAVHSKNFPHICVECGKGFRHPSELKKHMRIHTGEKPYQCQYCEYRSADSSNLKTHVKTKHSKETPFKCDICFQTFPDTKELQQHTLMHQESKTHQCLHCDHKSSNSSDLKRHIISVHTKDYPHKCDMCDKGFHRPSELKKHVAAHKGKKLHQCRHCDFKIADPFILSRHILSVHTKDLPFRCKRCRKGFRQQNELKKHMKTHSGRKVYQCEYCEYSTTDASGFKRHVISIHTKDYPHRCEYCKKGFRRPSEKNQHIMRHHKDVGLP
- the ZFX gene encoding zinc finger X-chromosomal protein isoform X2; translated protein: MEAESESGSCKVDGICPEVIKVYIFKADPGEDDLGGTVDIVESEPENDHAVGLLDQNSSIRIPREKMVYMTVNDSQHEDEDLNVAEIADEVYMEVIVGEEDAAVAHEQQIDDTEIKTFMPIAWAAAYGNNNDGIESRNGTASALLHIDESAGLGRLAKQKPKKKRRPESRQYQTAIIIGPDGHPLTVYPCMICGKKFKSRGFLKRHMKNHPEHLLTKKKYRCTDCDYTTNKKISLHNHLESHKLTNKTEKLIECDECGKSFSHAGTLFTHKMVHRDKGVNKMHKCKFCDYETAEQGLLSHHLLAVHSKNFPHICVECGKGFRHPSELKKHMRIHTGEKPYQCQYCEYRSADSSNLKTHVKTKHSKETPFKCDICFQTFPDTKELQQHTLMHQESKTHQCLHCDHKSSNSSDLKRHIISVHTKDYPHKCDMCDKGFHRPSELKKHVAAHKGKKLHQCRHCDFKIADPFILSRHILSVHTKDLPFRCKRCRKGFRQQNELKKHMKTHSGRKVYQCEYCEYSTTDASGFKRHVISIHTKDYPHRCEYCKKGFRRPSEKNQHIMRHHKDVGLP